The Methylomusa anaerophila genome has a segment encoding these proteins:
- a CDS encoding glycosyltransferase family 4 protein → MRIGVDATVLSYGKTGVGHYVENVLAQLAKIDAANEYVLYSNRPIGWQADNSRFQYSIADVRYNNWWMQWTLPGLLKKDKIDLFWGVGFRIPFERSGHCLRVVTVHDLVYRIMPGTLPWKQALHLRTLMPLYLSCADHVIVNSRHTCNDLLTYYNYPAEKITVTPLAADHSSAPPRLPAQTQAVMAKYGIQPGYVLYVGTIEPRKGLDTLFRALSLFRESGSELPCLVLAGNIGWKSKPIIDLVERLQIRRQVTFLRYVPDDDLAALYRGAKIFVYPSLYEGFGLPVLEAMTAGVPVITTNSSSLPEVGGEGALYINPGDHVQLYSFLQELLGNEALRQKYQAKGRQQIKKFSWENTAAKTLDVFHKVFRQR, encoded by the coding sequence TTGCGTATTGGTGTAGATGCTACTGTTTTGTCTTACGGCAAGACGGGTGTGGGACACTATGTGGAAAACGTATTGGCGCAACTTGCCAAAATAGACGCCGCCAATGAATATGTGCTGTATTCCAATCGGCCGATCGGCTGGCAGGCGGACAATAGCCGGTTTCAATATTCGATTGCCGATGTTCGCTATAATAACTGGTGGATGCAATGGACGCTGCCGGGACTGCTGAAAAAAGATAAAATTGATTTGTTTTGGGGTGTGGGTTTTCGCATCCCTTTTGAACGTTCCGGCCATTGTTTGCGAGTGGTTACCGTCCATGATCTGGTGTATCGGATTATGCCGGGCACCTTGCCCTGGAAACAGGCGTTGCATCTGCGAACTCTGATGCCTTTGTACTTGTCCTGCGCCGATCATGTTATTGTGAATTCCCGGCATACCTGCAACGATCTTTTGACATATTATAATTATCCGGCCGAGAAGATTACTGTAACCCCTTTAGCCGCTGATCATTCATCCGCTCCGCCGCGACTTCCGGCGCAAACCCAGGCGGTTATGGCCAAGTATGGGATTCAGCCGGGTTATGTGTTATACGTGGGGACTATTGAGCCGCGCAAAGGGCTGGACACACTTTTCCGTGCTCTTTCTCTGTTTCGGGAATCAGGCAGTGAGCTTCCCTGCCTGGTATTGGCGGGGAATATTGGCTGGAAATCCAAGCCCATCATTGATTTGGTGGAACGGCTCCAAATCAGGCGGCAGGTTACTTTCCTTCGTTACGTGCCTGATGATGATCTCGCCGCTCTCTATCGGGGCGCCAAAATTTTCGTCTATCCTTCTTTATACGAAGGATTCGGTTTGCCGGTGCTGGAAGCCATGACCGCCGGCGTACCCGTCATTACCACGAATTCATCCTCTTTGCCGGAAGTAGGCGGTGAAGGAGCGCTGTACATTAATCCCGGCGACCATGTTCAGTTATACTCCTTCTTGCAAGAATTGCTTGGCAATGAGGCCCTGCGGCAAAAATATCAGGCTAAAGGCCGGCAGCAGATCAAAAAATTCTCCTGGGAAAACACTGCCGCGAAGACTTTGGACGTATTTCACAAGGTCTTTCGGCAAAGATAA
- a CDS encoding glycosyltransferase family 4 protein: protein MTIMKSLGIDARMWRHSGIGVYLRNLLPRVVNKLPEVWFVIMGDAGALALGGQLDRENVSLVNFSSPIYGLREQWELRRRLPRCLDGFWSPHYNFPLFFGGKRLVTVHDMCHLALKQFVPGFHRRYYARRMLTQVAKQADAIICVSTFTKEEFNKYVKVPHQRIYTVHNGVDEFFLASATAMQSPPVHYPYILYVGNVKPHKNLPTLLQAFVSLMGEIPHNLVVVGKKEGFIAEDQKVLNFAAGYGGRIVFTGEIDQETLKQYYLHAAMLVFPSLYEGFGLPPLEAMACGCPVIASQAASLPEVCGQSAIYFNPFAPAELACKIKELLNDERRRQLLQGAGRKRAGQFSWDKSAARTVDVIKELLDIT from the coding sequence ATGACAATTATGAAGAGTTTAGGCATAGACGCCAGAATGTGGCGGCACTCGGGAATTGGCGTTTATTTGCGGAACTTGTTGCCGCGAGTGGTAAACAAGCTGCCGGAAGTATGGTTTGTGATCATGGGCGACGCCGGGGCGCTAGCCCTTGGCGGGCAATTGGACAGAGAAAATGTTTCCCTGGTAAACTTTTCTTCTCCTATATACGGCCTGCGGGAACAATGGGAATTGCGGCGGCGCCTGCCCCGCTGCCTGGATGGATTTTGGTCGCCTCATTATAATTTCCCGTTGTTTTTTGGCGGGAAAAGATTAGTAACTGTCCATGATATGTGTCACCTGGCGCTGAAACAGTTTGTCCCCGGCTTCCACAGGCGTTATTATGCCCGGCGGATGTTGACGCAAGTCGCCAAACAGGCTGACGCCATTATCTGCGTATCGACCTTCACCAAGGAAGAGTTCAACAAATACGTAAAAGTGCCTCATCAGCGGATTTATACGGTTCATAACGGCGTGGACGAATTTTTCCTCGCTTCCGCCACGGCCATGCAATCTCCTCCGGTTCATTATCCTTATATTTTGTATGTCGGCAATGTAAAGCCCCACAAAAACTTGCCCACATTGCTGCAAGCCTTTGTCTCGCTGATGGGAGAAATACCTCATAATTTAGTGGTCGTCGGCAAAAAAGAAGGATTTATAGCGGAAGATCAGAAAGTCCTGAACTTTGCCGCCGGCTACGGCGGCCGGATTGTATTCACCGGCGAAATTGATCAGGAAACCTTAAAGCAATATTATTTGCATGCCGCTATGCTGGTTTTTCCGTCTTTATATGAAGGCTTTGGCTTGCCGCCGCTGGAAGCCATGGCCTGCGGCTGCCCGGTTATTGCCTCGCAAGCCGCTTCCTTGCCGGAAGTATGCGGTCAAAGCGCTATATATTTTAATCCTTTCGCGCCGGCGGAACTGGCCTGTAAAATCAAAGAGCTGTTGAACGATGAAAGAAGGCGGCAATTGCTGCAAGGGGCCGGCAGGAAAAGAGCAGGTCAATTTTCCTGGGACAAGTCGGCGGCAAGGACCGTCGATGTCATAAAAGAGTTATTGGACATAACGTAG
- a CDS encoding glycosyltransferase family 2 protein: MKEETCPAIALAVPSLNQGKFLRSCLDSILAQQGVRFKIALMDGGSTDETRKIIAEYSPRLAYWRSRPDNGQAAAINEGIAALGACDYVGWLNSDDILLPDALRKMAKLLADRPQAGAVYAQGLIIDEDGRKQADYPTQVFNKARFAKNCFICQPATLIRKTAWDAVGGLDVEFHMCMDYDLWWRLLAQGTLEYLAEYTACSRDYATTKTRTAQLANVREAQKLLHRHCGQVPANWILEEVVWQWKEKKEKKHGRPNIMEKLALVVEFALVYAKRRSLGERGYLP; this comes from the coding sequence ATGAAGGAAGAAACTTGCCCCGCGATTGCTTTGGCCGTACCCAGCCTAAACCAAGGCAAGTTTTTGCGCTCCTGTCTGGACAGCATTCTTGCCCAGCAGGGCGTACGGTTTAAAATAGCCTTAATGGACGGCGGCTCTACGGATGAAACCCGGAAGATTATTGCGGAATACAGTCCACGGCTGGCTTATTGGCGTTCCCGGCCTGACAATGGACAGGCCGCTGCCATTAATGAAGGCATCGCCGCTTTAGGGGCTTGCGATTATGTGGGCTGGCTCAATTCCGATGATATACTTTTGCCTGACGCCTTGCGGAAAATGGCCAAACTATTGGCTGACCGGCCGCAAGCCGGCGCAGTTTACGCCCAAGGACTGATAATTGACGAGGACGGCCGCAAACAGGCTGATTATCCTACCCAGGTCTTTAATAAAGCCCGGTTTGCAAAAAATTGTTTTATCTGCCAGCCGGCGACGCTAATCCGAAAAACCGCCTGGGATGCGGTCGGGGGACTGGATGTTGAATTTCATATGTGCATGGATTATGATTTATGGTGGCGGTTATTGGCGCAGGGAACGCTGGAGTACCTGGCGGAATATACCGCTTGCTCCCGGGATTATGCAACGACCAAGACGCGTACGGCTCAACTTGCCAATGTCCGGGAAGCCCAGAAACTGCTGCACCGGCACTGCGGTCAAGTTCCCGCTAATTGGATATTGGAAGAAGTCGTATGGCAATGGAAAGAAAAAAAAGAAAAGAAACATGGTCGGCCTAATATTATGGAAAAATTGGCTTTAGTGGTGGAATTTGCCTTGGTTTACGCCAAAAGGCGCAGTTTAGGTGAAAGAGGTTACTTGCCGTGA
- a CDS encoding glycosyltransferase family 4 protein: protein MKTAIIHDWLVNYAGAEAVLAEMLKIYPGADIFTLVDFLPAEARSFLQGRTVSTSCIQALPAAKKYYRNYLPLMPLAVEQFDLSGYELVLSSSHAVAKGVLTGPGQLHISYVHSPMRYAWDLQHQYLQQAGLTSGIKAWLTKWLLHRLRLWDVRTANGVDLFIANSRFIARRIWKIYRRKAVVIYPPVDTESFSLCEDKDDYYIAASRLVPYKRMDLIVEAFGEMPDKRLVVIGGGPDEGKIRRKLSKNITFLGYQPKEKLISCLQRARALVFAAEEDFGITPVEAQACGAPVIAYGRGGVTESIIGDGGAGRPTGVFFSEQRIDSLKKAVQQFEARSGEFSPQACSQNALRFSRGRFRQEYERIVDVSVKRHAGEGNIDDGWECFAAND from the coding sequence GTGAAGACCGCGATTATTCATGATTGGCTGGTTAATTACGCCGGAGCGGAAGCCGTGTTGGCGGAAATGTTAAAAATTTATCCGGGGGCTGATATATTTACTCTGGTTGATTTTCTGCCGGCGGAAGCCCGGTCTTTTTTACAGGGCCGCACCGTATCAACATCCTGTATCCAGGCATTGCCGGCAGCAAAAAAATATTATCGCAACTACTTGCCGTTAATGCCTTTAGCCGTCGAACAATTTGACCTTTCCGGCTATGAATTGGTTCTGTCCAGTTCTCACGCCGTAGCCAAAGGAGTGTTGACAGGTCCCGGTCAACTCCATATATCCTATGTCCATTCTCCCATGCGCTATGCCTGGGATTTGCAGCACCAATACCTTCAACAGGCCGGACTTACCTCGGGAATTAAGGCCTGGCTGACCAAATGGCTGCTTCACCGCCTGCGCCTGTGGGATGTGCGGACAGCTAACGGGGTGGATCTTTTTATTGCCAATTCCCGCTTTATCGCCCGGCGGATATGGAAAATCTACCGGCGTAAGGCCGTCGTCATATATCCGCCCGTAGACACGGAAAGCTTTTCTCTCTGCGAAGACAAAGATGATTATTACATTGCCGCCAGCCGGCTTGTTCCCTATAAGCGGATGGACCTGATTGTGGAAGCCTTTGGCGAGATGCCGGACAAGCGGCTGGTTGTCATCGGCGGCGGTCCCGACGAAGGGAAAATACGCCGCAAACTCAGTAAAAATATAACCTTTCTCGGCTATCAGCCGAAAGAGAAATTAATTAGCTGTTTACAGCGGGCCAGAGCCTTGGTTTTTGCCGCGGAAGAGGATTTTGGCATCACTCCCGTTGAAGCTCAGGCTTGCGGCGCGCCGGTTATTGCTTATGGCCGCGGCGGCGTTACGGAAAGCATTATCGGGGATGGCGGCGCCGGCCGGCCAACAGGCGTTTTTTTCAGCGAGCAGCGGATCGACAGCCTGAAAAAAGCCGTACAGCAATTTGAGGCGCGCAGCGGGGAATTTAGTCCGCAGGCCTGCAGCCAAAATGCCCTGCGATTTTCCCGGGGCAGGTTCCGGCAAGAATATGAAAGGATTGTGGACGTGTCTGTGAAAAGGCATGCCGGGGAAGGAAACATCGATGATGGTTGGGAATGCTTTGCGGCAAATGATTAA
- a CDS encoding ABC transporter permease — translation MIKTCWNFREMIFQLTKNEIVKRYKGSYAGVLWSLLTPLLMLAIYTFVFSFVFTPRWAVNHSQASSSFALVLFCGLTVFTIFSDVIARSPGLITGNANYVKKIIFPLELLPVSIVGCAVFNSLFGFGVLLAAQFLLQGFIPWTAVFLPAVLLPFILLTMGFCWLISSLAVYLRDIENIVGFALTGLMFMSPVFYPLESIPRKLQWLFFLNPVTYAVEDARNVLLWGNPPNWGIWGLECGAGLLVLLLGYMWFQKIREGFADVM, via the coding sequence ATGATTAAAACCTGTTGGAATTTCCGGGAAATGATATTCCAGTTGACCAAGAATGAAATTGTCAAGCGGTACAAAGGATCTTACGCCGGTGTTCTGTGGTCGCTGCTGACGCCGTTGCTGATGCTGGCCATTTATACCTTCGTATTTTCTTTTGTATTCACGCCCCGCTGGGCAGTGAACCATAGCCAGGCTTCTTCTTCCTTTGCTTTGGTACTTTTTTGCGGCCTTACGGTTTTTACTATTTTTTCCGATGTGATTGCCCGGTCGCCCGGGCTGATTACGGGCAATGCAAATTATGTAAAGAAAATAATCTTTCCCCTGGAACTGCTGCCGGTGAGCATAGTTGGCTGCGCCGTATTCAATAGTTTATTCGGTTTTGGCGTATTGCTGGCGGCTCAGTTTCTGCTTCAGGGCTTTATCCCCTGGACCGCCGTCTTTCTGCCGGCGGTACTGCTCCCTTTTATTTTGCTGACAATGGGATTTTGCTGGCTGATATCCAGTCTGGCGGTTTATTTGCGGGATATTGAAAATATAGTGGGCTTCGCCCTCACCGGTTTGATGTTCATGAGTCCGGTTTTTTACCCCCTGGAATCCATCCCCCGGAAGCTGCAATGGCTGTTTTTCCTGAATCCCGTGACCTACGCTGTGGAAGATGCCCGCAATGTGCTGCTTTGGGGCAATCCGCCCAACTGGGGAATATGGGGCCTGGAATGCGGCGCCGGTTTGCTGGTGTTATTGCTCGGTTATATGTGGTTTCAGAAAATCAGGGAAGGTTTCGCTGATGTTATGTAG